Proteins encoded by one window of Trichocoleus desertorum ATA4-8-CV12:
- the dnaA gene encoding chromosomal replication initiator protein DnaA, producing MEITLESLWNQILERLQLQLSRPTFETWIKTASVEQLENNCLVIRTPNPFARNWLQKYYVKTIADVAQDILGYSVEIHITIAEGDATTNGDSEVLWASPNETPAASAISNASSSSAAYANQQSKPKELNVKYVFSRFVVGPNNRMAHAASLAVAESPGREFNPLFLCGGVGLGKTHLMQAIGHYRLEICPDSKIFYVSTEQFTNDLIAAIRKDSMQSFREHYRAADVLLVDDIQFIEGKEYTQEEFFHTFNTLHEAGKQVVLASDRPPNHIPRLQERLCSRFSMGLIADIQPPDLETRMAILQKKAEYENMRLPREVIEYIASSYTSNIRELEGALIRAVAYISISGLPMRVENIAAVLNPPVEQIEASPEAVINAVADVFDIAVEEIKGQSRRREISLARQVGMYLMRQHTDLSLPKIGEEFGGKDHTTVMYSCDKIAQLRTSDPGMAQTLRQLSDRINLTSQSKERS from the coding sequence TTAGTCATTCGCACACCTAATCCCTTTGCGCGTAATTGGCTCCAGAAGTATTACGTCAAGACGATCGCGGACGTGGCTCAAGACATTTTGGGCTATAGCGTCGAGATTCACATCACCATCGCTGAGGGAGACGCAACCACCAACGGCGATTCTGAGGTTCTGTGGGCTTCTCCTAACGAAACACCTGCCGCCAGCGCTATTAGCAACGCTAGTAGTTCGAGTGCAGCCTACGCTAATCAGCAGTCTAAGCCGAAGGAACTCAACGTTAAATACGTCTTCTCGCGCTTTGTGGTAGGTCCTAATAACCGAATGGCCCACGCCGCGTCTTTAGCGGTGGCTGAGTCTCCTGGACGTGAGTTCAATCCCTTATTCTTGTGCGGTGGGGTAGGGCTAGGAAAAACTCACCTCATGCAGGCGATCGGCCACTATCGGTTAGAAATTTGTCCAGATTCCAAGATTTTCTACGTTTCTACCGAGCAATTCACCAACGACTTGATTGCTGCGATTCGCAAAGACAGCATGCAAAGCTTTCGGGAGCATTACCGAGCCGCCGATGTTTTGCTGGTGGATGACATTCAGTTTATTGAAGGCAAGGAATACACCCAGGAAGAGTTTTTTCACACCTTCAACACACTGCATGAAGCAGGCAAACAGGTCGTTCTGGCTTCTGATCGCCCCCCAAATCACATTCCGCGCCTACAAGAACGTTTGTGCTCTCGGTTCTCAATGGGGCTGATTGCTGATATTCAACCCCCCGATTTGGAAACTCGGATGGCGATTCTGCAAAAGAAGGCAGAATACGAAAATATGCGCCTGCCCCGCGAGGTGATTGAATACATCGCCTCTAGCTATACTTCCAACATTCGGGAACTTGAAGGGGCGCTGATTCGAGCAGTGGCTTATATTTCAATTTCCGGGCTACCGATGCGAGTGGAAAATATTGCTGCCGTCCTCAATCCCCCAGTGGAGCAGATTGAAGCCTCACCGGAAGCTGTAATTAACGCGGTGGCTGATGTGTTTGATATTGCTGTAGAAGAGATTAAAGGCCAGTCCAGACGCCGAGAAATTAGCTTAGCGCGGCAGGTTGGTATGTACTTAATGCGCCAGCATACGGACCTCAGCCTACCGAAGATTGGTGAGGAATTTGGCGGCAAAGACCATACCACTGTGATGTACAGTTGCGACAAAATTGCTCAACTCCGTACTAGCGATCCCGGCATGGCTCAAACTCTGCGTCAACTCAGCGATCGCATTAATTTAACCAGTCAGAGCAAAGAGCGATCGTAG